Proteins encoded by one window of Fischerella sp. PCC 9605:
- a CDS encoding two-partner secretion domain-containing protein: MFAIARNWGYWLLVGGAIITSGNCALAQITPDRTLPNNSRVTPDGNTNIIEGGTQAGSNLFHSFEEFSVPNGTTAYFNNAGDLQNIISRVTGKSISNIDGLIRANGTANLFLINPNGIVFGRNASLNIGGSFIATTANSIKFADGAEFSATAPQTNSLLTISVPLGLQFGSAPENIVNQSQASDRTGEPVGLQVNSGKTLALVGGEIAQEGGKLTAPGGRIELGSVADTSLVTLNSTDKGWILGYEGIQNFQNIQLSQGAVVDASGEGGGDIHVQGRRVTVTDGSQIAAKTLGSGSGGIFTIDASESVEVSGALANFQDYSRLTTRTEGDGNAGALTITTPKLIVEAGGQISAGTYQGSTGQGGTLTINASDSVQVRGESVNLLNYSRLTTRTEGAGNAGALTINTGKFIVAAGGQVSSGTFLESQGNAGNLTVNASDSVEVKGASLDQKVLSRLTSRTEGAGSAGDMTINTPKLVISDGGQVSANTLSESKSNGGNLTVNASNSVEVIGFTINKDEEIEPSRLTTRTRSDGVAGDITINTPKLVIGNGGQVSAGTVSGSQGKGGNLTVNASDSVEVVGTVTNRPGNSVSSRLTNRTENDNSTGNLKISTGELIVRDGAEVGVNTLRSVSGLPGNLEVTARSILLDNGATLNARAASVDGGNIILQIKDLLLLRRNSQISASAAVFLQGNGNGGNITINAPDGFIVTVPDENSDIAANAYTGSGGRVQIKAQGIFGLTPRSREELQTLLGTKDPQELNPANLPSSDITAISRTNPSLSGQVIINTPDVDPNRGLINLPDAPVEPQVAQGCQVGTADRQSRFEVTGRGGLPLNPRETFYSDTPQIDWVTRNSGSNNRNRQTVVKNPVRLKPVPIVEATGWMRNPKGEVILTANASTTTPHGSWQTPANCRG, encoded by the coding sequence ATCACCCCCGATCGCACTCTCCCAAATAATTCTCGCGTTACTCCCGATGGCAATACCAACATCATTGAAGGAGGAACCCAAGCGGGAAGCAACCTTTTCCATAGCTTTGAGGAATTCTCCGTCCCTAATGGGACTACAGCTTACTTTAACAATGCTGGCGATCTTCAAAACATCATTAGCAGAGTCACGGGTAAGTCTATTTCTAATATTGATGGTTTGATTCGAGCCAACGGTACAGCTAACCTGTTTCTAATCAATCCTAATGGAATTGTATTTGGTCGCAATGCTTCGCTAAATATCGGTGGGTCTTTTATTGCCACTACAGCTAATAGCATCAAATTTGCTGATGGTGCAGAGTTTAGTGCCACTGCACCCCAAACTAATTCTTTGCTGACGATTAGCGTACCCCTAGGTCTGCAATTTGGGTCAGCACCAGAAAATATCGTTAATCAATCTCAGGCAAGCGATCGCACTGGTGAACCTGTTGGTCTACAGGTTAACTCTGGTAAAACCTTGGCACTTGTGGGTGGTGAAATCGCGCAGGAGGGAGGCAAGCTAACAGCACCAGGAGGACGGATTGAATTGGGGAGTGTTGCTGATACTAGTCTGGTAACGCTCAACTCAACAGACAAAGGCTGGATCTTGGGATATGAAGGCATACAGAACTTCCAGAACATTCAACTATCTCAAGGAGCTGTGGTAGATGCTAGTGGCGAAGGCGGCGGCGATATTCACGTGCAAGGCAGGCGTGTAACAGTCACCGATGGTTCACAAATTGCAGCCAAGACTCTCGGGTCAGGAAGTGGGGGAATTTTCACCATCGATGCTTCTGAGTCCGTCGAGGTCAGTGGAGCATTAGCAAATTTTCAGGACTACAGTCGCTTGACAACTCGGACTGAAGGTGATGGTAATGCTGGAGCTTTGACGATTACCACTCCCAAGTTGATTGTTGAGGCTGGGGGACAGATATCTGCTGGTACTTATCAGGGAAGTACAGGACAGGGAGGAACTTTAACTATAAATGCCTCTGACTCGGTGCAGGTGAGAGGAGAATCAGTAAATCTTCTGAACTACAGCCGCTTGACAACTCGGACTGAAGGTGCTGGCAATGCTGGAGCTTTGACGATTAACACGGGGAAGTTCATTGTCGCAGCTGGGGGACAAGTATCTTCTGGTACTTTTTTGGAAAGTCAAGGCAATGCAGGAAATTTAACTGTAAATGCCTCGGACTCCGTAGAAGTGAAAGGAGCATCATTAGATCAGAAGGTTCTTAGCCGTTTGACGAGTCGAACTGAAGGAGCTGGATCTGCTGGAGACATGACAATTAACACTCCTAAGTTAGTTATCAGTGATGGAGGACAGGTATCTGCTAATACTTTGTCTGAGAGTAAAAGCAATGGAGGAAATTTAACCGTAAACGCCTCGAACTCTGTGGAGGTGATTGGATTCACAATAAACAAAGATGAAGAAATAGAACCTAGTCGTTTGACTACTCGGACTAGAAGTGATGGAGTTGCTGGAGATATTACAATTAACACTCCTAAGTTAGTTATCGGTAATGGAGGGCAGGTATCTGCTGGTACTGTGTCTGGAAGTCAAGGCAAAGGTGGAAATTTAACCGTAAACGCCTCGGATTCCGTGGAAGTAGTGGGAACAGTAACAAATAGACCAGGTAATTCGGTGTCCAGCCGTTTGACAAATCGGACTGAGAATGATAATTCCACTGGCAACTTGAAGATTTCCACCGGAGAATTAATTGTCCGAGATGGGGCGGAAGTCGGTGTTAACACTCTTCGTTCAGTGTCTGGGCTACCAGGCAACTTAGAAGTTACGGCTCGTTCGATCTTGCTGGACAATGGGGCTACGCTCAACGCCAGAGCAGCATCAGTTGACGGCGGAAATATCATTTTACAGATAAAGGATTTGTTGTTGTTACGTCGCAATAGTCAGATATCCGCCAGCGCAGCCGTTTTTCTCCAAGGTAATGGGAATGGCGGTAACATCACAATTAACGCTCCTGATGGATTTATTGTCACCGTCCCAGATGAAAATAGCGACATTGCTGCCAATGCTTACACAGGCTCAGGTGGTAGAGTCCAAATCAAAGCACAAGGTATTTTTGGATTGACGCCACGCAGCCGGGAAGAACTCCAGACTTTATTGGGAACCAAAGACCCCCAAGAACTAAACCCCGCCAATCTGCCTAGTAGTGATATCACTGCGATTTCACGCACAAACCCCTCCTTAAGCGGTCAGGTAATTATTAACACTCCTGATGTTGACCCTAATCGAGGATTAATCAACTTGCCAGACGCACCAGTTGAACCACAAGTAGCCCAAGGCTGCCAGGTGGGTACTGCCGATCGCCAAAGCCGATTTGAGGTGACTGGACGTGGTGGCTTGCCACTTAATCCTAGGGAAACTTTTTATAGTGATACACCGCAAATAGATTGGGTCACGCGCAATTCTGGTAGTAACAATCGCAACCGCCAAACTGTTGTCAAAAATCCTGTGAGGCTTAAACCAGTACCGATTGTTGAAGCTACTGGATGGATGAGAAATCCCAAAGGGGAGGTAATTCTGACAGCGAATGCATCCACTACCACGCCTCACGGTTCCTGGCAGACACCAG